One Setaria italica strain Yugu1 chromosome II, Setaria_italica_v2.0, whole genome shotgun sequence DNA segment encodes these proteins:
- the LOC101754936 gene encoding pentatricopeptide repeat-containing protein At4g02750: MLPSRHLRAAARQRSPRPPAGAGDASFSAKPNAEVIQRNKAITAHMRAGRVPDAERLFAAMPRRSTSTYNAMLAGYAANGRLPLALSFFRSIPRPDTFSYNTLLHALAVSSSLADARSLFEEMPVKDSVSYNVMISSHANHGLVSLARHYFDLAPEKDAVSWNGMLAAYVRNGRIQEARGLFNSRTEWDAISWNALMAGYVQWGKMAEAQEMFNRMPQRDVVSWNIMVSGYARRGDMMEARRLFDAAPVRDVFTWTAVVSGYAQNGMLEEARRVFDAMPEKNAVSWNAMMAAFVQRKMMDEAKELFDAMPCRNVASWNTMLTGYAQAGMLEAARAIFDMMPQKDAVSWAAMLAAYSQGGFSEETLQLFKEMGRCGEWVNRSAFACVLSTCADIAALECGMQLHSRLIKAGYGVGCFVGNALLAMYFKCGNMEEAHNAFEEMEERDVVSWNTMIAGYARHGFGKEALEFFDTMRKTSTKPDDITLVGVLAACSHSGLVEKGISYFYSMHHNFGVTAKPEHYTCMIDLLGRAGRLDEAVNLMKDMPFEPDSTMWGALLGASRIHRNSELGRSAAEKIFELEPENAGMYVLLSNIYASSGKWRDVDKMRLMMYERGVKKVPGFSWIEVQNKVHTFSVGDCVHSEKEDIYDFLEDLDMRMKKAGYVSATDMVLHDVEEEEKEHMLKYHSEKLAVAYGILKIPPGRPIRVIKNLRVCEDCHTAFKYISAIEGRLIILRDSNRFHHFRDGSCSCGDYW; the protein is encoded by the exons ATGCTCCCTTCGCGCCatctccgcgccgccgcgcggcagcggagcccccggcccccggccggcgccggcgacgcctcATTCTCCGCCAAGCCCAACGCGGAGGTGATCCAGCGGAACAAGGCTATCACCGCCCACATGCGCGCGGGCCGCGTCCCGGACGCCGAGCGCCTCTTCGCCGCGATGCCACGCCGCTCCACCTCTACCTACAATGCCATGCTCGCCGGGTATGCCGCCAACGGCCGCCTCCCGCTGGCTCTCTCCTTCTTCCGCTCTATCCCGCGGCCCGACACCTTCTCCTACAACACGCTCCTCCACGCGCTGGCGGTCTCCTCATCCCTGGCCGACGCGCGGAGCCTGTTCGAAGAAATGCCCGTAAAGGACTCCGTGTCCTACAACGTCATGATCTCGTCTCACGCCAACCATGGGCTTGTCTCGCTCGCGCGGCACTACTTTGATCTCGCACCAGAGAAGGATGCTGTTTCGTGGAATGGCATGCTTGCTGCGTATGTGCGGAATGGACGAATTCAAGAAGCTAGGGGGCTGTTTAATTCGAGGACAGAGTGGGATGCAATTTCTTGGAACGCTTTGATGGCTGGGTATGTGCAGTGGGGTAAGATGGCTGAAGCGCAGGAGATGTTTAATAGAATGCCGCAGAGAGATGTTGTGTCTTGGAACATTATGGTATCTGGGTATGCAAGGAGAGGGGATATGATGGAGGCGAGAAGGTTGTTTGATGCAGCTCCGGTTAGGGACGTCTTCACATGGACAGCAGTTGTGTCTGGGTATGCACAAAATGGGATGCTCGAAGAGGCCAGGAGAGTGTTTGATGCCATGCCAGAGAAGAATGCTGTATCATGGAATGCAATGATGGCAGCATTTGTTCAGCGGAAGATGATGGATGAGGCGAAGGAGTTGTTTGATGCAATGCCCTGCAGGAACGTAGCTTCATGGAACACAATGCTGACTGGATATGCTCAGGCTGGGATGTTGGAGGCGGCGAGGGCAATTTTTGACATGATGCCACAGAAGGACGCAGTCTCGTGGGCTGCAATGCTGGCTGCATATTCTCAAGGTGGTTTCAGTGAGGAAACCCTGCAGTTGTTCAAAGAGATGGGGCGTTGTGGTGAGTGGGTGAATAGGTCAGCATTTGCTTGTGTTTTGAGCACATGTGCTGACATTGCTGCACTTGAGTGTGGAATGCAGCTTCATAGCAGGTTGATTAAGGCTGGTTATGGTGTGGGCTGCTTTGTGGGGAATGCACTCCTAGCTATGTACTTCAAATGTGGAAATATGGAGGAAGCTCACAATGCATttgaggagatggaggagagggATGTTGTTTCATGGAATACTATGATTGCAGGCTATGCACGGCATGGTTTTGGCAAGGAAGCACTTGAGTTTTTTGATACAATGAGGAAGACCTCTACAAAGCCAGATGATATTACTTTG GTTGGAGTACTTGCAGCATGTAGTCATTCTGGTTTGGTTGAGAAAGGCATTTCATACTTCTATTCGATGCACCACAATTTTGGTGTGACAGCAAAACCTGAACACTACACTTGTATGATAGACCTTCTTGGACGGGCTGGAAGATTGGATGAAGCGGTTAATCTTATGAAGGACATGCCTTTTGAGCCTGACTCTACCATGTGGGGTGCGTTACTTGGTGCTAGTAGGATCCACCGCAATTCTGAACTAGGCAGGAGTGCAGCTGAGAAAATATTTGAGTTGGAACCTGAAAATGCTGGCATGTATGTCTTGCTATCAAATATATATGCATCCTCTGGCAAATGGCGTGATGTGGATAAAATGAGACTTATGATGTATGAGCGTGGTGTGAAGAAGGTTCCAGGATTCAGTTGGATTGAAGTGCAGAACAAAGTCCACACTTTCTCAGTGGGTGATTGTGTACATTCTGAGAAGGAAGACATATATGATTTCCTGGAAGACCTTGACATGAGGATGAAAAAAGCAGGCTATGTATCTGCTACAGATATGGTTTTGCATgatgtggaggaggaagagaaggagcaCATGCTCAAGTATCACAGTGAGAAGCTTGCTGTTGCTTATGGTATTCTTAAGATTCCTCCTGGGAGGCCCATCAGGGTGATAAAAAACCTGAGAGTATGCGAAGACTGCCATACTGCTTTCAAGTATATATCTGCTATTGAGGGCAGGCTGATCATATTGCGGGATTCTAACCGTTTTCACCATTTTAGAGATGGTTCATGTTCATGTGGTGATTACTGGTAA